A region from the Medicago truncatula cultivar Jemalong A17 chromosome 6, MtrunA17r5.0-ANR, whole genome shotgun sequence genome encodes:
- the LOC120576046 gene encoding uncharacterized protein, giving the protein MDRSWMRANQLSEEVDNGVMEFLQFAEQNLPYNDGLFPCPCVSCANREPNITKEEIRGHLVWNGICQTYTQWIWHGEAILPSVSQRENVSVDMDDRLEDMIHDIGEESFKRAHMYDTLCKDKEEPLYPGCTEFTRLSVVLKLFNLKAKNGWSDKSFTELLRLLTEMLPEGNTMPNRYYEAKKILCPMGMEYVKIHACPNDCILYRKEFEKNDHCPKCNVSRYKKKDDDSRDDASTKGPPAKVFWYLPIISRFKRLFSNPKDPKNLRWHTDERKRDGKIRHVADSLQWKKIDSLFPSFGEEKRNLRLGLATDGMNSYGNLSSKHTSWPVLLIIYSLPPWLCMKRKYIMLSMMILGPYQPGNDIDVYLSPLIDDLRLLWEEGVDVLDAYSGEHFNMRAMLFCTINDFPAYGNLSGYTVKGHKACPICEAETCYHQLKHGSKTVYLGHRKFLNRYHPYHKMGKAFNGEPEIGFAPKPLTEEEVYQRQQNVEFTFGKKKKKHVVKNIWKKRSVFFELAYWSSLD; this is encoded by the coding sequence ATGGATCGTAGTTGGATGAGAGCTAATCAATTAAGTGAAGAGGTTGATAATGGAGTGATGGAATTTCTACAATTTGCTGAACAAAATCTTCCATACAATGATGGACTTTTCCCGTGTCCTTGTGTTTCTTGTGCGAACCGGGAGCCAAACATTACTAAGGAAGAAATAAGGGGCCATCTAGTTTGGAATGGGATTTGTCAAACTTATACACAATGGATATGGCACGGTGAAGCAATATTGCCAAGTGTATCCCAAAGAGAGAACGTTAGTGTAGATATGGATGATCGACTGGAAGACATGATACACGATATTGGAGAAGAATCTTTTAAGAGAGCGCATATGTACGATACATTATGTAAAGACAAGGAAGAACCTTTGTACCCGGGATGCACAGAGTTTACACGTTTGTCAgttgttttaaaattgtttaatttgaaGGCAAAAAATGGATGGAGTGATAAAAGTTTCACTGAATTGCTTCGATTGTTGACAGAAATGCTTCCAGAAGGTAACACAATGCCGAATCGTTATTACGAggccaaaaaaatattgtgtccgATGGGTATGGAGTATGTAAAAATACATGCATGCCCTAATGACTGCATCTTATATAGAAAagagtttgaaaaaaatgatcatTGTCCGAAGTGCAACGTGTCACGCTACAAAAAGAAAGACGATGATTCTAGAGATGATGCGAGCACAAAGGGTCCTCCTGCAAAAGTGTTTTGGTACCTACCAATAATTTCAAGGTTCAAGAGATTGTTCTCTAATCCAAAGGACCCAAAGAACCTTAGATGGCACACAGATGAGAGAAAACGTGATGGAAAAATTCGTCATGTAGCTGATTCTTTGCAATGGAAGAAAATTGATTCTTTGTTTCCATCTTTTGGCGAAGAGAAAAGAAACCTTAGACTTGGACTTGCTACTGATGGAATGAATTCATATGGTAATCTAAGTAGTAAACATACTTCATGGCCCGTTCTCTTGATAATTTACAGCCTACCTCCTTGGTTGTGCATGAAGCGtaaatatattatgttatcGATGATGATTTTGGGCCCATATCAACCAGGTAACGATATAGATGTTTATCTAAGTccattgattgatgatttaagaCTGTTGTGGGAAGAAGGAGTTGATGTTCTTGACGCGTACTCCGGGGAACATTTCAATATGCGTGCCATGTTGTTTTGCACCATCAACGACTTCCCGGCATACGGTAATTTGAGTGGGTACACAGTTAAAGGGCATAAAGCATGCCCTATATGTGAGGCTGAAACATGTTATCATCAACTGAAACATGGAAGCAAGACTGTTTATCTTGGGCATCGAAAATTTCTAAACCGTTATCATCCATATCATAAGATGGGGAAAGCTTTCAATGGTGAACCGGAGATTGGTTTTGCTCCAAAGCCCTTGACCGAAGAGGAAGTTTATCAACGACAACAAAATGTGGAGTTTAcctttggaaagaaaaaaaagaagcatgTTGTGAAAAATATATGGAAAAAGAGGTCGGTGTTCTTTGAGCTTGCATATTGGTCTAGTCTTGATTGA